A single region of the Streptomyces sp. NBC_01381 genome encodes:
- a CDS encoding dirigent protein yields MLPHLRTLGALGVCLAASVALTASSPAFAAPTRDDETFTLYAKEVASEDDEGESEQAPEIGDSFAFADDLYDSKGGGKVGRDGVTCTVVRVADPGDLLCVGTFVLEGGHIAGQAVLPLDQSEQQPTFDIAITGGTGDYEEVRGYIHSTDDGDYQKLEFHVRD; encoded by the coding sequence ATGCTTCCCCACCTCAGGACCCTCGGCGCGCTCGGCGTCTGCCTGGCCGCGTCCGTCGCCCTCACCGCCTCTTCCCCCGCGTTCGCCGCGCCCACCCGGGACGACGAGACGTTCACGCTCTATGCCAAGGAAGTCGCGAGCGAGGACGACGAGGGCGAGAGCGAGCAGGCACCCGAAATCGGGGACAGCTTCGCCTTCGCCGACGACCTGTATGACAGCAAGGGCGGTGGCAAGGTCGGCAGGGACGGCGTGACGTGCACCGTGGTGCGCGTCGCCGACCCCGGCGACCTGCTGTGCGTGGGCACCTTCGTGCTCGAAGGCGGCCACATCGCCGGGCAGGCCGTACTGCCGCTCGACCAATCGGAGCAACAGCCCACGTTCGACATCGCGATCACCGGCGGAACCGGCGACTACGAAGAGGTACGCGGCTACATCCACTCCACCGATGACGGGGACTACCAGAAGCTGGAGTTCCACGTCCGCGACTGA
- a CDS encoding fumarate hydratase translates to MPEFEYSDLLPLGEDTTPYRLVTSEGVATFEADGRTFLKVDPEALRKLAAEAIHDIQHYLRPAHLAQLRRIIDDPEASSNDKFVALDLLKNANIAAAGVLPMCQDTGTAIVMGKRGQNVLTEGEDEKALSRGIYDAYTKLNLRYSQMAPLTMWEEKNTGSNLPAQVELYATDGGAYKFLFMAKGGGSANKSFLYQETKAVLNEASMMKFLEEKIRSLGTAACPPYHLAIVVGGTSAEFALKTAKYASAHYLDELPAEGSPTGHGFRDKELEEKVFELTQKIGIGAQFGGKYFCHDVRVVRLPRHGASLPVAIAVSCSADRQATAKITAEGVFLEQLETDPARFLPETTDEHLDEASARGEAANARSVKIDLNQPMDDILAELTKYPVKTRLSLSGPLVVARDIAHAKIKERLDAGEEMPQYLKDHPVYYAGPAKTPEGYASGSFGPTTAGRMDSYVEQFQAAGGSKVMLAKGNRSKQVTDACGAHGGFYLGSIGGPAARLAQDCIKKVEVVEYEELGMEAVWKIEVEDFPAFIVVDDKGDDFFQNPAPAPTFTSIPVRGPGLG, encoded by the coding sequence ATGCCAGAGTTTGAGTACTCCGATCTGCTCCCGCTGGGAGAGGACACCACCCCGTACCGGCTGGTGACCTCCGAGGGTGTCGCCACCTTCGAGGCCGACGGGCGGACGTTCCTCAAGGTCGACCCGGAGGCGCTGCGCAAGCTCGCCGCCGAGGCGATCCACGACATCCAGCACTATCTGCGGCCCGCACACCTGGCGCAGCTGCGGCGCATCATCGACGACCCCGAGGCGTCGTCGAACGACAAGTTCGTGGCGCTCGACCTGCTGAAGAACGCGAACATCGCGGCGGCCGGCGTGCTGCCCATGTGCCAGGACACCGGCACGGCGATCGTCATGGGTAAACGCGGCCAGAACGTCCTCACCGAAGGTGAGGACGAGAAGGCCCTGAGCCGCGGCATCTACGACGCGTACACGAAGCTCAATCTCCGGTACTCGCAGATGGCTCCGCTGACCATGTGGGAGGAGAAGAACACCGGCTCCAACCTCCCCGCGCAGGTCGAGCTGTACGCGACCGACGGCGGCGCCTACAAGTTCCTCTTCATGGCCAAGGGCGGCGGCTCGGCCAACAAGTCGTTCCTCTACCAGGAGACGAAGGCCGTCCTGAACGAGGCCTCCATGATGAAGTTCCTGGAGGAGAAGATCCGTTCGCTCGGCACGGCGGCCTGCCCGCCGTACCACCTGGCGATCGTCGTCGGCGGCACCAGCGCCGAATTCGCCCTGAAGACCGCCAAGTACGCCTCCGCGCACTACCTGGACGAGCTGCCCGCCGAGGGCTCGCCGACCGGACACGGCTTCCGGGACAAGGAGCTCGAGGAGAAGGTCTTCGAGCTGACGCAGAAGATCGGCATCGGCGCGCAGTTCGGCGGCAAGTACTTCTGCCACGACGTGCGCGTGGTGCGCCTGCCGCGCCACGGTGCCTCGCTGCCCGTCGCGATCGCCGTCTCCTGCTCGGCCGACCGCCAGGCCACCGCGAAGATCACCGCCGAAGGCGTCTTCCTGGAGCAGCTGGAGACCGACCCGGCGCGCTTCCTTCCGGAGACCACGGACGAGCACCTCGACGAGGCCTCCGCCCGCGGCGAAGCCGCTAATGCGCGCAGTGTCAAGATCGACCTCAACCAGCCGATGGACGACATCCTCGCCGAGCTCACCAAGTACCCGGTGAAGACGCGGCTTTCGCTCTCCGGCCCCCTGGTCGTGGCCCGCGACATCGCGCACGCCAAGATCAAGGAGCGGCTCGACGCGGGCGAGGAGATGCCGCAGTACCTGAAGGACCACCCGGTGTACTACGCGGGCCCGGCGAAGACCCCCGAGGGGTACGCGTCCGGCTCCTTCGGACCGACCACGGCCGGCCGGATGGACTCCTACGTAGAGCAGTTCCAGGCCGCGGGCGGCTCCAAGGTGATGCTCGCCAAGGGCAACCGCTCGAAGCAGGTCACCGACGCCTGTGGCGCGCACGGCGGCTTCTACCTGGGCTCGATCGGCGGCCCCGCCGCGCGCCTCGCCCAGGACTGCATCAAGAAGGTCGAGGTCGTCGAGTACGAGGAGCTCGGCATGGAGGCCGTCTGGAAGATCGAGGTCGAGGACTTCCCGGCGTTCATCGTCGTGGACGACAAGGGCGACGACTTCTTCCAGAACCCGGCCCCGGCGCCGACGTTCACCAGCATCCCGGTGCGGGGCCCCGGCCTGGGCTGA
- a CDS encoding DUF1707 domain-containing protein: MDLEKRPQQPSPEPRPAALRASDADRDRTADILREALAEGRLTAEEHGERIDGVYRAKTVEELAPLVSDLPAAGGAGYATAAPEPAPSRPSDGMVPPVADENLVAVFSSSVRKGRWRVGRRTHAYAIFGSVEIDLSEAIFEQRQVVIKAVSVFGSVEIRVPENISLRGSGTGVLGSFEVETLDSAERDAPVVFVDGFAVLGSIEARPRRGKLVRDLHKQLRKHLGH, from the coding sequence GTGGACCTAGAGAAGCGCCCTCAGCAGCCATCGCCGGAACCGCGGCCCGCAGCCCTGCGCGCCTCCGACGCGGACCGGGACCGCACGGCGGACATCCTCCGCGAGGCCCTGGCCGAGGGCCGGCTGACGGCCGAGGAGCACGGCGAGCGCATCGACGGCGTCTACCGCGCGAAGACGGTGGAGGAGCTGGCGCCCCTGGTCAGCGACCTGCCCGCGGCCGGCGGTGCCGGGTATGCGACGGCGGCTCCCGAGCCGGCCCCCTCCCGGCCGTCGGACGGCATGGTGCCCCCGGTCGCCGACGAGAACCTGGTCGCGGTCTTCAGCAGCTCGGTGCGCAAGGGCCGCTGGCGGGTCGGCCGCCGCACCCATGCGTACGCGATCTTCGGCAGCGTGGAGATCGACCTCAGCGAGGCGATCTTCGAGCAGCGGCAGGTCGTCATCAAGGCGGTCTCCGTCTTCGGCAGCGTCGAGATCCGCGTCCCGGAGAACATCTCGCTGCGGGGCAGCGGCACGGGCGTGCTCGGCAGTTTCGAGGTGGAGACGCTCGACTCGGCCGAGCGCGACGCCCCGGTCGTCTTCGTCGACGGCTTCGCGGTCCTCGGCAGCATCGAGGCCCGGCCCAGGCGCGGCAAGCTGGTGCGCGATCTGCACAAGCAGCTGCGCAAGCACTTGGGTCACTGA
- a CDS encoding WhiB family transcriptional regulator — MLQPSHQSLQVAAVPGQRVPVRDRNQDSPWHTEAVCRRDEAGLFFAPSKEPTASRLSREEAAKRVCGGCPVMVECREHALLQPEPYGVWGGLTAAERRVVLARRRRRDLELKKAAHTAGPIAAAG; from the coding sequence GTGCTGCAGCCGTCGCATCAGTCCCTGCAGGTCGCCGCCGTTCCCGGCCAGCGGGTGCCAGTGCGCGATCGGAATCAGGACTCCCCATGGCACACCGAAGCGGTGTGCAGGCGAGACGAGGCGGGGCTGTTCTTCGCCCCGTCCAAGGAGCCGACCGCCTCCCGCCTCTCCCGCGAGGAAGCCGCCAAGCGTGTCTGCGGCGGCTGTCCCGTGATGGTGGAGTGCCGGGAGCACGCCCTGCTCCAGCCCGAGCCGTACGGCGTCTGGGGCGGCCTCACGGCCGCCGAGCGCCGCGTGGTGCTCGCCAGGCGCCGCAGGCGCGACCTGGAGCTCAAGAAGGCGGCACACACCGCAGGCCCGATCGCCGCCGCCGGATAA
- the glpX gene encoding class II fructose-bisphosphatase: MTEHHLPSELEVSPEAPDRNLALELVRVTEAAAMAAGRWVGRGDKNGADGAAVRAMRTLVHTVSMNGVVVIGEGEKDEAPMLFNGEHIGDGTGAEVDIAVDPIDGTTLCAKGMPNAIAVLAAADRGAMFDPSAVFYMDKLVTGPEAADYVDINAPASVNIRRVAKAKNSAPEDVTVMILDRPRHEGIVKEIRETGARIKFISDGDVAGSIMAVREGTGVDMLMGIGGTPEGIISACAIKCLGGVIQGKLWPKDDAERQRAIDAGHDLDRTLSTTDLVRGDNVFFVATGITDGELLQGVRYGAETASTSSLVMRSKSGTIRKIESDHRLSKLRAYSAIDFDRAK, encoded by the coding sequence ATGACCGAGCATCATCTCCCGTCCGAGCTCGAAGTCTCCCCCGAGGCCCCCGACCGCAACCTCGCCCTGGAACTCGTCCGGGTCACCGAGGCCGCCGCCATGGCCGCGGGCCGCTGGGTCGGCCGCGGCGACAAGAACGGCGCCGACGGGGCCGCCGTCAGGGCCATGCGGACCCTCGTCCACACCGTCTCGATGAACGGCGTCGTCGTCATCGGGGAGGGCGAGAAGGACGAGGCCCCGATGCTCTTCAACGGAGAGCACATCGGTGACGGCACCGGCGCCGAGGTCGACATCGCCGTCGACCCGATCGACGGCACGACCCTGTGCGCGAAGGGCATGCCGAACGCCATCGCCGTGCTCGCCGCCGCCGACCGCGGCGCCATGTTCGACCCGTCCGCGGTCTTCTACATGGACAAGCTGGTCACGGGCCCGGAGGCCGCCGACTACGTGGACATCAACGCCCCGGCGTCCGTCAACATCCGGCGCGTCGCCAAGGCGAAGAACTCCGCGCCCGAGGACGTCACGGTCATGATCCTCGACCGCCCCCGCCACGAGGGCATCGTCAAGGAGATCCGCGAGACCGGCGCGCGCATCAAGTTCATCTCGGACGGCGACGTCGCGGGCTCGATCATGGCCGTGCGCGAAGGCACCGGCGTCGACATGCTCATGGGCATCGGCGGCACCCCGGAAGGCATCATCTCGGCCTGCGCGATCAAGTGCCTCGGCGGTGTGATCCAGGGCAAGCTGTGGCCGAAGGACGACGCGGAGCGGCAGCGCGCGATCGACGCGGGCCACGACCTGGACCGCACGCTCTCCACGACCGATCTGGTCCGCGGGGACAACGTCTTCTTCGTCGCGACGGGCATCACCGACGGCGAGCTGCTCCAGGGCGTGCGGTACGGCGCGGAGACCGCGTCGACCTCGTCGCTGGTCATGCGCTCCAAGTCGGGCACGATCCGCAAGATCGAGTCCGACCACCGGCTCTCGAAGCTGCGCGCGTACAGCGCCATCGACTTCGACCGCGCGAAGTAG
- a CDS encoding DUF4245 domain-containing protein, whose translation MAGRQGKQTVRNMLWSMVVICLVAGVIYIFIPHDESKTPVKRVDYRVELLTARRAAAYPVAAPEGLAKAWKPTSVRFDGAKHDSWHLGFLDPDGEYVAVKQSTGKPSEFIDEATQRAVKTKTTEEIGGRTWQRYEGKTYDALVSQDKGATTVVAGTASFGQLTEMAQALKTS comes from the coding sequence GTGGCTGGAAGACAAGGCAAGCAGACCGTGCGGAACATGCTGTGGTCGATGGTGGTGATCTGCCTCGTCGCGGGCGTCATCTACATCTTCATCCCGCACGACGAGTCCAAGACCCCCGTCAAGCGCGTGGACTACCGCGTGGAGCTGCTGACCGCCCGCAGGGCCGCGGCGTATCCGGTGGCCGCGCCCGAGGGTCTGGCCAAGGCGTGGAAGCCGACGTCGGTCCGTTTCGACGGCGCCAAGCACGACAGCTGGCACCTGGGCTTTCTGGACCCGGACGGCGAGTACGTCGCGGTCAAGCAGTCCACGGGCAAGCCGTCCGAGTTCATCGACGAGGCCACCCAGCGCGCGGTGAAGACGAAGACCACCGAGGAGATCGGCGGCCGGACCTGGCAGCGCTACGAGGGCAAGACGTACGACGCCCTGGTGAGCCAGGACAAGGGCGCGACGACGGTGGTCGCGGGCACAGCGTCGTTCGGTCAGCTGACGGAGATGGCGCAGGCGCTGAAGACGTCCTGA
- a CDS encoding malonic semialdehyde reductase — MSLALDPAAQDLLFREARTANTFTDEPVTEEQVQAIYDLVKFGPTAFNLSSLRITLVRSPEARERLVKHMAEGNQPKTASAPLVAILSADNEFHEELPALLPHFPQAADIFFTERPVREGAAHLNAALQAAYFIIGVRAAGLAAGPMTGFDFAGVQKEFLDDDHTPVMVINIGKPGDDAWFPRSPRLEIDQVITTV, encoded by the coding sequence ATGTCTCTCGCCCTTGACCCCGCCGCCCAGGACCTGCTCTTCCGCGAGGCCCGCACCGCGAACACCTTCACCGACGAGCCGGTCACCGAGGAGCAGGTTCAGGCGATCTACGACCTGGTCAAGTTCGGCCCGACCGCCTTCAACCTCTCCTCGCTGCGCATCACGCTCGTCCGCTCCCCCGAGGCCCGCGAGCGCCTGGTCAAGCACATGGCCGAGGGCAACCAGCCGAAGACCGCGAGCGCCCCGCTCGTCGCGATCCTCTCCGCGGACAACGAGTTCCACGAGGAGCTGCCGGCCCTGCTCCCGCACTTCCCGCAGGCCGCGGACATCTTCTTCACCGAGCGCCCGGTCCGTGAGGGTGCCGCGCACCTCAACGCCGCCCTCCAGGCCGCCTACTTCATCATCGGCGTGCGCGCCGCCGGCCTGGCCGCGGGCCCGATGACCGGCTTCGACTTCGCCGGCGTCCAGAAGGAGTTCCTGGACGACGACCACACCCCGGTGATGGTCATCAACATCGGCAAGCCGGGCGACGACGCCTGGTTCCCGCGCTCCCCGCGCCTGGAGATCGACCAGGTCATCACGACCGTCTGA
- a CDS encoding exodeoxyribonuclease VII small subunit, whose amino-acid sequence MTSKTDEATGAADALGYEQARDELIEVVRRLEAGGTTLEESLALWERGEELSKVCRRWLDGARARLDAALAGPEGDGDAEGDDQG is encoded by the coding sequence ATGACCAGCAAGACGGACGAGGCCACCGGCGCGGCGGACGCGCTCGGCTACGAGCAGGCGCGGGACGAGCTCATCGAGGTCGTACGCCGCCTGGAGGCGGGCGGCACGACCCTGGAGGAGTCGCTCGCCCTGTGGGAGCGGGGCGAGGAGCTGTCCAAGGTGTGCCGGCGGTGGCTGGACGGGGCGCGGGCCAGGCTGGACGCCGCCTTGGCCGGGCCCGAGGGCGACGGGGACGCCGAGGGCGACGACCAGGGCTGA
- the xseA gene encoding exodeoxyribonuclease VII large subunit: MALNTSADAPLPVGEVSRLIGGWIDRLGAVWVEGQITQLSRRPGAGVVFMTLRDPSHDISVSVTCYRQVFDAVADVVSEGARVVVHAKPEWYAPRGQLSLRAAEIKPVGVGELLARIEQLKKSLAGEGLFAAERKQALPFLPQLIGLVTGRASAAERDVLENARHRWPAVRFEVRNVPVQGVHAVPQVVQAVKDLDALDDVDVIIVARGGGSVEDLLPFSDEQLVRAVASCRTPVVSAIGHEPDNPLLDYVADLRASTPTDAAKKVVPDVGEEHERVRWLRDRARRSIDALLQREDRGLAHALARPSMENPHRMVEEREEQVSALVDRSRRTLGHLLDRAGSELTHTHARVVALSPAATLQRGYAVLQKADGAVVRAADEVAADEELRARVAEGEFTVRTVQVDI; the protein is encoded by the coding sequence ATGGCTCTCAATACGTCTGCTGATGCTCCGTTGCCCGTGGGTGAGGTGTCTCGGCTCATCGGGGGGTGGATCGATCGGCTTGGTGCCGTGTGGGTCGAGGGGCAGATCACGCAGTTGTCGCGGCGGCCCGGTGCCGGGGTCGTTTTTATGACGCTGCGGGATCCGTCCCACGACATCTCGGTCAGTGTCACCTGCTATCGGCAGGTGTTCGACGCCGTCGCCGACGTCGTCTCCGAGGGCGCCCGCGTCGTCGTACACGCCAAGCCCGAGTGGTACGCGCCTCGGGGGCAGCTCTCCCTGCGGGCCGCCGAGATAAAGCCCGTGGGTGTTGGGGAACTGCTTGCTCGGATTGAGCAGTTGAAGAAGAGTCTTGCCGGGGAAGGGTTGTTCGCCGCCGAGCGGAAGCAGGCCCTGCCCTTCCTGCCCCAGCTCATCGGGCTCGTCACCGGGCGCGCTTCCGCCGCCGAGCGGGACGTGCTGGAGAACGCCCGGCACCGCTGGCCCGCCGTCCGCTTCGAGGTGCGCAACGTGCCCGTCCAGGGCGTGCACGCCGTTCCGCAGGTCGTGCAGGCCGTCAAGGATCTCGACGCGCTCGATGACGTCGACGTGATCATCGTGGCGCGCGGTGGCGGCAGCGTCGAGGATCTGCTGCCGTTCTCGGACGAGCAGCTGGTGCGTGCCGTCGCCTCGTGCCGTACGCCCGTCGTCTCCGCCATCGGGCACGAGCCGGACAATCCGCTGCTCGATTACGTCGCCGATCTGCGCGCCTCGACTCCGACGGATGCCGCCAAGAAGGTCGTGCCGGACGTCGGCGAGGAGCACGAGCGGGTGCGCTGGCTGCGGGACCGGGCGCGGCGCAGCATCGATGCCCTGCTACAGCGGGAGGACCGTGGGCTCGCGCACGCCCTCGCCCGGCCCTCCATGGAGAACCCGCACCGCATGGTCGAGGAGCGCGAGGAGCAGGTCTCGGCCCTCGTGGACCGCAGCCGCCGCACGCTCGGGCATCTCCTGGACCGCGCCGGTTCGGAGCTGACGCACACCCACGCGCGCGTGGTGGCCCTCTCCCCCGCCGCGACCCTTCAGCGGGGGTACGCGGTGCTGCAGAAGGCGGACGGCGCCGTGGTGCGCGCCGCCGACGAGGTCGCCGCCGACGAGGAGTTGCGGGCACGCGTGGCCGAGGGCGAATTCACCGTACGAACCGTACAAGTCGACATTTAG
- a CDS encoding APC family permease → MSGSSGSAADSGPGTGTGTAVEGDGLRRSLGFRDLVVYGLLFIAPMAPVGVFGTLDAKSHGAVALVYVIATISMAFTAFSYAQMVRVVPQAGSVFAYARVGLGNGAGFIAGWMAMLDYLLIPAVAYLFSGIAMEALVPSVSRWVWTAIAVLVTTALNLWGVRAAARVGFLVLAMEIVVLLVFIVSAIVVLAQDGAERDWLSPLTGDGSQGAFALSAVVGAVSVAVLSYLGFDAIASFAEEVTGGSAKVARAVLFCLALAGVLFIAQTYLVALLEPLSSAELAAEPGKQGSAFYDAVDSAVGDWLHDTVAVSKAIGAAFAALAGQAAAGRLLFAMARDRRLPRALSRTDSGTPRVALLCAAVVTMVAAVWAARRDDGMDHLVSVVDIGALTAFVLLHASVVGWFVVRRREGAFSWWRHLLVPVLGAAITVAVIVEAAGSAQVVGLIWFVVGLVVLVAQRARRESL, encoded by the coding sequence ATGTCCGGTAGCTCAGGCAGTGCGGCCGATTCCGGTCCTGGTACCGGTACCGGCACCGCTGTCGAAGGGGACGGGCTGCGGCGCAGTCTCGGCTTCCGGGATCTCGTCGTCTACGGACTGCTGTTCATCGCCCCCATGGCGCCGGTCGGTGTCTTCGGGACGCTCGACGCCAAGTCGCACGGGGCCGTCGCGCTCGTCTACGTCATCGCCACGATCTCCATGGCGTTCACCGCCTTCAGTTACGCCCAGATGGTGCGGGTGGTCCCCCAGGCGGGCTCCGTCTTCGCGTACGCGCGCGTGGGGCTCGGCAACGGGGCCGGGTTCATCGCCGGGTGGATGGCGATGCTGGATTATTTGCTGATTCCGGCGGTGGCGTATCTCTTCTCCGGGATCGCGATGGAGGCGCTGGTGCCTTCCGTGTCCCGGTGGGTGTGGACGGCGATCGCGGTTCTGGTGACGACCGCGCTGAACCTGTGGGGCGTGCGGGCCGCTGCGCGGGTGGGGTTCCTCGTGCTCGCCATGGAGATCGTGGTCCTGCTCGTCTTCATCGTGTCGGCGATCGTCGTGCTGGCACAGGACGGGGCTGAGCGGGACTGGCTGTCGCCGCTGACCGGGGACGGCTCGCAGGGGGCGTTCGCGCTGTCGGCCGTCGTGGGGGCGGTGTCGGTGGCGGTGCTCTCGTATCTGGGCTTCGATGCGATCGCCTCGTTCGCGGAGGAGGTGACGGGGGGCTCGGCGAAGGTGGCGCGGGCGGTGCTGTTCTGTCTGGCGCTCGCGGGTGTGCTGTTCATCGCCCAGACCTATCTGGTGGCGCTCCTGGAGCCGCTGTCGTCCGCGGAGCTCGCGGCGGAGCCGGGCAAACAGGGGTCCGCTTTCTACGATGCCGTCGACTCGGCGGTGGGTGACTGGCTGCACGACACGGTGGCCGTCAGCAAGGCGATCGGCGCGGCGTTCGCGGCGCTCGCCGGGCAGGCGGCGGCGGGGCGGCTGCTCTTCGCCATGGCGCGGGACCGGCGGCTGCCGCGGGCGCTGTCGCGGACGGATTCCGGTACGCCGCGGGTCGCGCTGCTGTGCGCGGCCGTCGTGACGATGGTGGCCGCGGTGTGGGCGGCGCGGCGGGACGACGGGATGGACCACCTGGTGTCGGTGGTCGACATCGGGGCGCTGACGGCGTTCGTGCTGTTGCACGCGAGCGTGGTGGGGTGGTTCGTGGTGCGGCGGCGTGAGGGGGCCTTCAGCTGGTGGCGGCACTTGCTCGTCCCTGTGCTGGGGGCTGCGATCACTGTCGCCGTGATCGTGGAGGCTGCGGGGTCCGCGCAGGTGGTGGGGTTGATCTGGTTCGTGGTGGGGCTTGTGGTGCTGGTTGCCCAGAGGGCTCGGCGGGAGTCCTTGTAG
- a CDS encoding 4-hydroxy-3-methylbut-2-enyl diphosphate reductase translates to MTASTPARRVLLAAPRGYCAGVDRAVIAVEKALEQYGSPIYVRHEIVHNKYVVQTLEKKGAIFVEETAEVPEGSIVMFSAHGVAPTVHAEAAERKLATIDATCPLVTKVHKEAVRFAKDDFDILLIGHEGHEEVIGTSGEAPDHITLVDGPDDVANVEVRDPDKVVWLSQTTLSVDETMETVDALKTKFPGLISPPSDDICYATQNRQIAVKKLAEDADLVIVVGSKNSSNSIRMVEVALEAGVPASHLVDNADEIDEAWLEGVTTVGLTSGASVPDVLVDGVIEWLAERGYGDVETVKTAEESITFSLPKELRRDLRAEAAELSAEK, encoded by the coding sequence ATGACTGCTTCGACTCCTGCCCGCCGAGTCCTGCTCGCCGCCCCCCGCGGCTACTGCGCGGGTGTGGACCGTGCCGTGATCGCCGTCGAGAAGGCCCTTGAGCAGTACGGGTCCCCGATCTATGTCCGCCACGAGATCGTGCACAACAAGTACGTGGTGCAGACCCTGGAGAAGAAGGGCGCGATCTTCGTCGAGGAGACGGCGGAGGTCCCCGAGGGCTCCATCGTCATGTTCTCCGCGCACGGCGTCGCCCCGACCGTCCACGCCGAGGCCGCCGAGCGGAAGCTCGCCACCATCGACGCGACGTGCCCCCTCGTCACGAAGGTCCACAAAGAAGCGGTCCGCTTCGCCAAGGACGACTTCGACATCCTCCTGATCGGCCATGAGGGCCACGAGGAGGTCATCGGCACGTCGGGTGAGGCGCCCGACCACATCACGCTGGTCGACGGCCCCGACGACGTCGCGAACGTCGAGGTCCGCGACCCCGACAAGGTCGTCTGGCTCTCCCAGACCACGCTCTCGGTCGACGAGACGATGGAGACGGTAGACGCCCTGAAGACGAAGTTCCCGGGCCTCATCTCCCCTCCCAGCGACGACATCTGCTACGCCACGCAGAACCGCCAGATCGCCGTGAAGAAGCTCGCCGAGGACGCCGATCTCGTCATCGTCGTCGGCTCCAAGAACTCCTCGAACTCGATCCGCATGGTCGAGGTCGCCCTGGAGGCGGGCGTGCCGGCGTCGCACCTCGTCGACAACGCCGACGAGATCGACGAGGCCTGGCTGGAGGGCGTGACCACGGTCGGCCTGACCTCGGGCGCATCCGTTCCCGACGTCCTGGTGGACGGCGTCATCGAGTGGCTTGCCGAGCGGGGCTACGGCGACGTGGAAACGGTGAAGACGGCCGAGGAGTCCATCACCTTCTCGCTGCCCAAGGAGCTCCGCCGCGACCTGCGCGCGGAGGCTGCGGAACTCTCCGCCGAGAAGTGA
- the ppgK gene encoding polyphosphate--glucose phosphotransferase, with the protein MQIFGVDIGGSGIKGAPVDLDRGDLAQERHKVLTPHPATPDGVADKVREVVEHFAWKGPVGATFPGVITDGTARTAANVDKSWIGTDIQALASDRLGGVPVTVLNDADAAGVAEMHFGAGRGHKGTVLLLTFGTGIGSALFTGGRLVPNTELGHLELHGHDAEKRASSKAKEDEDLSWEHWARRVQKYLAHVEMLFSPELVIIGGGVSRKAEKFLPLIKGIRAELVPAQLQNNAGIVGAAMAAAGEA; encoded by the coding sequence ATGCAGATCTTCGGTGTGGACATCGGCGGATCAGGGATCAAGGGCGCTCCCGTTGACCTGGACCGCGGAGACCTGGCACAAGAGCGGCACAAGGTCCTGACCCCGCATCCGGCCACGCCCGACGGCGTGGCCGACAAGGTGCGCGAGGTCGTCGAGCACTTCGCCTGGAAGGGCCCGGTCGGCGCCACGTTCCCCGGCGTGATCACCGACGGCACGGCGCGCACGGCGGCCAACGTCGACAAGAGCTGGATCGGTACGGACATCCAGGCCCTGGCGTCCGACCGGCTCGGCGGCGTCCCCGTCACGGTCCTGAACGACGCGGACGCGGCGGGCGTCGCCGAGATGCACTTCGGCGCGGGCCGCGGCCACAAGGGCACGGTCCTGCTGCTCACCTTCGGCACCGGCATCGGCAGCGCCCTCTTCACCGGCGGCCGCCTGGTCCCGAACACGGAGCTCGGCCACCTCGAACTGCACGGCCACGACGCGGAGAAGCGCGCCTCGTCCAAGGCCAAGGAGGACGAGGACCTGAGCTGGGAGCACTGGGCGCGCCGCGTCCAGAAGTATCTGGCACACGTCGAGATGCTGTTCTCGCCCGAGCTCGTCATCATCGGCGGCGGTGTGAGCCGCAAGGCCGAGAAGTTCCTGCCCCTGATCAAGGGCATCCGCGCGGAGCTGGTCCCGGCGCAGCTGCAGAACAACGCGGGCATCGTGGGCGCGGCGATGGCGGCCGCGGGCGAGGCCTAG
- a CDS encoding DUF6542 domain-containing protein — MLPLYRFYRALRRMPNPRLTGLGSGLFCAATMFLLACLLWLFFGSSNGSLVAYGVLFVPVSALTALWVRPVDLVTAPVAVPIAFVAGLPPVSGGSGGFGGQFMGLITALALHAGWLYGGTLVAGVLVIVRRIRFLAQRRRARAAAAAAGPRTPRRRMPAT, encoded by the coding sequence ATGCTGCCGCTCTATCGCTTCTACCGCGCGCTGCGCCGGATGCCCAACCCGCGTCTGACCGGGCTCGGGTCCGGGCTCTTCTGTGCCGCGACGATGTTTCTGCTCGCCTGTCTGCTGTGGCTGTTCTTCGGCAGCTCGAACGGCTCGCTTGTCGCCTACGGGGTGCTGTTCGTGCCCGTCAGCGCGCTGACCGCGCTCTGGGTGCGGCCGGTCGACCTGGTGACCGCGCCGGTCGCGGTGCCGATCGCCTTCGTGGCCGGGCTGCCGCCGGTCTCGGGGGGCAGCGGCGGCTTCGGCGGGCAATTCATGGGGCTGATCACCGCGCTCGCGCTGCACGCGGGCTGGCTGTACGGGGGGACGCTGGTCGCCGGGGTCCTCGTGATCGTCCGGCGGATCCGGTTCCTCGCGCAGCGGCGGCGGGCGCGCGCCGCTGCTGCCGCCGCCGGGCCGCGGACGCCTCGGCGGCGGATGCCCGCCACGTAA